From one Rhizobium rosettiformans genomic stretch:
- a CDS encoding helicase-related protein — MILSGRGVSAVLGPTNTGKTHFAIERMVAHGSGIIGLPLRLLAREVYTRVVERVGAQNVALVTGEEKISPPKARFSVCTVEAMPRETKAAFVAIDEIQLAGDLERGHIFTDRLLHLRGREETLLLGSATMKSILIQLLPGITIVERPRLSQLFYAGQKKITRLPQRTAIVAFSAEEVYAIAELIRRQRGGAAVVLGALSPRTRNAQVGLYQEGDVEYLVATDAIGMGLNLDVDHVAFAQDRKFDGYQFRNLNPGELGQIAGRAGRHIKDGTFGVTGRVAPFDEELVERLQTHQFDSVKVLQWRTEKFDFSSIAGLQRSLDAVPRVEGLTRALPATDQQALEYLSRYPEIADITDRPERVEKLWEACALPDYRRITPAQHADLIQSLYFDLVRRGTVNEDFLAEQVRRSDRTDGEIDTLSARIAQIRTWTYVSNRPGWLADPTHWQEKTREIEDRLSDALHERLTKRFVDRRTSVLMKRLRENAMLEAEISVNGDVFVEGHAMGQLAGFRFTPISGMEGPDAKAVQAAAYKALALEFEARAARLHASGNNDLAIGSDGLVRWLGDPVARLIGTDHILHPRVILLADEQLTGMARDHVAARIERFVNHHISTVLKPLDDLSRAEDLQGLAKGLAFQLVENLGVLFRRDVADDVKTLDQDGRASMRRYGVRFGAYHIFMPALLKPAPAELITLLWALKHDGLDKPGYGDLIPVLAAGRTSVVTDPSYERMFYKLAGFRFLGKRAVRIDILERLADLIRPLLQWKPGSPARPDGAYDGRRFTTTTAMLSILGATPDDMEEILKGLGYRADSISAEEAAAFLAAHTGSAPTQAAATEKNEDDSVDDADQAGETASEGEAPAAVAEEQPAAAAEDAASAEQPAESTEPKPVLLWRPGGRSDNQRGTGRPGGDRRPQGQRNAAPREGGEAGGEKRGEGRRDDRRSDNRGERRDDNRGKFAGKGDRQDRGDRKDRGPRPERDNNKSQPARFEAKPPRKEKPLDPDSPFAKLAALKEQLKK, encoded by the coding sequence ATGATCCTGAGTGGCCGCGGCGTCAGTGCTGTGCTGGGGCCAACCAATACCGGCAAGACCCATTTCGCCATCGAACGCATGGTCGCGCACGGGTCTGGCATCATTGGTCTGCCGCTGAGATTGCTTGCACGAGAGGTCTATACGCGCGTAGTCGAGCGTGTCGGTGCGCAAAACGTGGCGCTCGTGACAGGTGAGGAGAAGATCAGCCCGCCGAAAGCGCGCTTCTCCGTTTGCACGGTCGAGGCGATGCCGCGTGAAACCAAGGCGGCCTTTGTCGCCATCGACGAGATACAGCTCGCGGGCGACCTTGAGCGCGGGCATATCTTCACCGATCGTCTGCTGCATCTGAGGGGGCGCGAGGAAACGCTGCTTCTCGGTTCGGCGACGATGAAGTCGATCCTCATTCAGCTCTTGCCCGGGATCACCATCGTCGAGCGGCCCCGCCTGTCGCAGCTTTTCTATGCAGGCCAGAAGAAGATCACGCGTCTGCCGCAGCGGACAGCCATCGTCGCGTTCTCCGCGGAAGAAGTGTATGCGATTGCCGAGCTGATTCGCCGCCAACGGGGCGGGGCGGCCGTCGTGTTGGGCGCTCTAAGCCCGCGGACGCGCAATGCCCAGGTCGGTCTCTACCAGGAAGGCGATGTCGAATACCTAGTGGCGACCGATGCCATCGGCATGGGTCTCAACCTCGATGTCGACCATGTCGCCTTTGCGCAGGATCGAAAGTTCGACGGCTATCAGTTTCGCAACCTCAATCCGGGCGAGCTCGGCCAGATCGCGGGTCGTGCCGGGCGTCATATCAAGGATGGCACGTTCGGCGTGACCGGACGGGTGGCTCCCTTCGACGAAGAGCTGGTCGAACGGCTGCAAACGCATCAATTCGATTCCGTCAAAGTGTTGCAATGGCGGACTGAAAAATTCGATTTCTCGTCGATTGCTGGCCTGCAGAGAAGCCTCGATGCAGTGCCGCGTGTCGAAGGATTGACGCGCGCGCTGCCGGCGACTGATCAGCAGGCGCTGGAATATCTTTCGCGCTATCCCGAGATCGCCGACATCACCGATCGGCCCGAACGGGTGGAAAAACTCTGGGAAGCCTGCGCGCTGCCCGACTATCGGCGCATTACGCCTGCACAGCATGCTGATCTGATTCAGAGTCTGTATTTTGATTTGGTCAGGCGGGGCACCGTCAACGAGGACTTTCTCGCCGAGCAGGTGCGCCGATCCGATCGCACCGATGGCGAAATCGATACACTGTCGGCGCGGATCGCGCAGATCAGAACGTGGACCTATGTGTCGAACCGGCCCGGCTGGCTTGCCGATCCGACACACTGGCAAGAAAAGACGCGGGAAATCGAAGACCGATTGTCCGATGCGTTACATGAACGGTTGACGAAACGCTTTGTTGATCGCAGGACATCTGTGCTCATGAAGCGCTTGAGAGAGAATGCGATGTTGGAAGCTGAAATCAGTGTGAACGGCGATGTCTTCGTGGAAGGTCATGCCATGGGACAACTTGCGGGGTTCCGGTTCACGCCGATCTCCGGCATGGAGGGCCCGGACGCGAAGGCCGTTCAGGCTGCCGCCTACAAGGCGCTGGCGCTCGAATTCGAGGCGCGCGCCGCGCGCCTGCACGCTTCCGGCAATAATGATCTTGCCATCGGCTCGGACGGTCTCGTTCGCTGGCTGGGCGATCCGGTTGCGCGTCTGATCGGGACGGATCACATCCTGCATCCCCGTGTCATCCTGCTGGCCGATGAACAACTGACCGGCATGGCCCGGGATCACGTTGCTGCCCGCATCGAACGTTTCGTCAATCACCATATCTCGACGGTCCTGAAGCCGCTCGACGATCTGTCGCGCGCCGAAGACCTGCAGGGGCTTGCCAAGGGGCTGGCCTTCCAGCTGGTCGAAAATCTCGGCGTTCTGTTCCGCCGTGATGTCGCAGATGACGTCAAGACCCTTGACCAGGATGGCCGCGCATCGATGCGCCGTTATGGTGTGCGCTTCGGTGCCTACCACATCTTTATGCCGGCCCTTCTGAAGCCGGCTCCGGCCGAACTCATCACGCTCCTCTGGGCGCTGAAGCATGACGGCCTCGACAAGCCGGGTTACGGCGATCTGATCCCCGTATTGGCTGCCGGCCGTACCTCGGTCGTGACCGATCCGAGCTATGAGCGCATGTTCTACAAGCTCGCCGGCTTCCGGTTCCTCGGCAAGCGTGCCGTGCGTATCGACATCCTCGAGCGTCTCGCCGATCTCATTCGTCCGCTCCTGCAGTGGAAGCCGGGTTCGCCGGCGCGTCCTGACGGTGCATATGATGGTCGTCGCTTCACCACGACGACTGCAATGCTGTCGATCCTCGGTGCGACCCCTGATGATATGGAAGAGATCCTGAAGGGTCTCGGCTATCGTGCGGATAGCATCTCTGCGGAAGAGGCGGCCGCGTTCCTTGCGGCGCACACTGGCTCGGCCCCCACGCAGGCCGCAGCTACCGAAAAGAACGAAGACGACAGCGTCGACGATGCCGATCAGGCTGGCGAAACGGCGAGCGAAGGTGAAGCCCCTGCGGCCGTTGCCGAAGAGCAGCCCGCAGCAGCAGCGGAAGATGCCGCCTCGGCGGAGCAGCCTGCCGAATCCACCGAGCCGAAGCCGGTTCTTCTCTGGCGTCCAGGTGGCCGTAGCGACAATCAGCGTGGCACCGGTCGTCCGGGTGGTGACCGTCGTCCGCAGGGTCAGCGTAACGCGGCTCCCCGTGAAGGCGGCGAGGCGGGTGGCGAGAAGCGTGGCGAAGGTCGTCGTGACGATCGGCGCTCGGACAATCGTGGCGAGCGTCGTGATGACAATCGCGGCAAGTTTGCCGGCAAGGGCGACCGCCAGGATCGTGGCGACCGCAAGGACCGTGGTCCGCGGCCGGAGCGCGACAACAACAAGTCGCAGCCGGCACGCTTCGAGGCAAAGCCGCCGCGCAAGGAGAAGCCACTCGACCCGGATTCGCCCTTCGCCAAACTCGCGGCTCTCAAGGAGCAGCTGAAGAAGTAA
- a CDS encoding alpha/beta fold hydrolase, producing the protein MTLSPPPAEWIGENDLPQDFVLIHGMVMAPSFWRTYSPDVVRRARSAAYALPGHHPWKLSEPGQAITPEAVASAYAEAIRRDFGGRPVTLIGHSTGGFVSLLIARHYPELVKSIVLIGAFACGRFEGQERLPAKLLRVPRVGPFLFRQFFRRWISTSEQFRWGSIECVFDKDCPWQNERAVAAMEDVRLQLQQARPEDIAACIRFMSATTLVNDLSEIHRPVLNIVGAEDAIVPSAHQLRVSKLLPEVQTVLLRNCGHLPMVEHQTMTAGIISAFVDGMATIEEKRQRQITVSAGKAAADLFRLMGLGLRRTEQSVSGRVQTAQQIIFHPGSGEGPNEYNSHRHSNSASHRRSAELGL; encoded by the coding sequence ATGACATTGTCCCCGCCGCCCGCCGAATGGATTGGAGAGAACGACCTGCCTCAGGACTTTGTCCTGATTCACGGCATGGTCATGGCCCCGTCCTTCTGGCGCACCTATTCCCCTGATGTCGTGCGGCGGGCACGCAGTGCCGCTTACGCCCTGCCAGGACATCATCCCTGGAAACTATCCGAGCCAGGCCAGGCGATCACGCCCGAAGCCGTCGCTTCCGCCTATGCAGAAGCGATCCGCCGAGACTTCGGCGGCAGGCCGGTGACGCTGATCGGCCATTCGACCGGCGGCTTCGTGTCTCTCCTGATCGCCCGGCATTATCCTGAACTCGTGAAGTCGATCGTTCTGATCGGCGCTTTTGCATGCGGCCGTTTCGAAGGCCAGGAACGGCTGCCGGCCAAACTGCTGCGGGTGCCGCGCGTAGGACCATTCCTGTTTCGTCAGTTCTTCCGGCGCTGGATCTCCACCAGCGAGCAATTTCGCTGGGGATCGATCGAATGCGTCTTCGACAAGGACTGCCCCTGGCAGAACGAACGCGCCGTGGCGGCCATGGAAGATGTGCGGCTGCAACTGCAGCAAGCCCGGCCCGAGGACATCGCCGCCTGCATTCGCTTCATGTCCGCAACCACCCTGGTGAACGACCTGTCCGAGATTCATCGGCCGGTGCTCAACATCGTCGGAGCCGAGGACGCGATCGTCCCTTCGGCGCACCAGTTACGGGTGTCGAAGCTCCTGCCTGAGGTGCAGACCGTACTCCTGCGCAATTGCGGCCATCTGCCGATGGTGGAACATCAGACAATGACAGCGGGGATCATAAGCGCGTTTGTCGATGGCATGGCCACGATCGAGGAAAAGCGACAGCGCCAGATCACCGTTTCCGCTGGAAAGGCCGCAGCCGATCTGTTCCGCCTGATGGGTCTCGGTCTTCGTCGGACGGAACAATCTGTCTCCGGTCGCGTTCAAACGGCACAACAAATTATCTTTCATCCAGGCTCAGGAGAGGGTCCAAATGAGTACAATTCTCATCGTCATTCTAATTCTGCTTCTCATCGGCGCTCTGCCGAGCTGGGGCTATAG
- a CDS encoding DUF3309 family protein, giving the protein MSTILIVILILLLIGALPSWGYSRGWGYGPSGGLGLVLLILIILMLMGRI; this is encoded by the coding sequence ATGAGTACAATTCTCATCGTCATTCTAATTCTGCTTCTCATCGGCGCTCTGCCGAGCTGGGGCTATAGCCGCGGCTGGGGCTACGGTCCGTCCGGAGGTCTCGGCCTCGTACTGCTCATCCTCATCATCCTGATGTTGATGGGTCGAATTTGA
- a CDS encoding glycine zipper domain-containing protein, protein MKKTLLALALIAPLASCTATERGAGIGAASGAVIGGVATGNVRGAAIGAGVGGVAGALIGNSQERAGYCVYRDRNGRTYEARCR, encoded by the coding sequence ATGAAAAAGACCCTTCTGGCACTCGCACTGATCGCCCCGCTCGCATCCTGCACAGCCACGGAACGCGGCGCCGGTATCGGCGCAGCTTCTGGCGCCGTCATCGGTGGTGTAGCCACCGGCAACGTCCGCGGCGCAGCGATCGGCGCAGGCGTGGGTGGTGTTGCTGGCGCGCTGATCGGCAACTCGCAGGAGCGCGCTGGCTATTGCGTGTATCGCGACCGCAACGGCCGCACCTACGAAGCACGCTGCCGCTAA
- a CDS encoding YunG family protein yields the protein MVYSAVDLAHFAERLAKAWSRETSSLWSLDNPARGQCGVTSLVVQDVFGGQILKTPLQQGLHFYNLIDGQRFDFTSDQFADPIGYQDLPSDREEAMSETNPGQYRALCGRLGLPVNS from the coding sequence ATGGTTTATTCGGCCGTCGATCTCGCTCATTTTGCCGAACGCCTCGCAAAAGCTTGGTCGCGCGAGACCTCCAGCCTTTGGTCGTTGGACAATCCGGCGAGGGGCCAGTGTGGCGTCACCAGTCTTGTCGTCCAGGATGTGTTTGGCGGTCAGATTTTGAAGACCCCCCTTCAGCAGGGGCTCCACTTCTACAACCTCATTGACGGGCAGCGCTTCGACTTCACGTCAGACCAGTTCGCTGATCCAATCGGCTACCAGGATCTGCCCTCGGATAGGGAAGAAGCAATGTCCGAGACCAATCCGGGACAGTATCGCGCCTTGTGCGGAAGGCTCGGGCTCCCTGTTAACAGCTGA
- a CDS encoding beta-ketoacyl-ACP reductase → MSRVALVTGGTRGIGAAISVALKNAGYKVAANFAGNEEKARAFEAETGIPVFKWDVSNYQACVDGIAAVESALGPVEVLVNNAGITRDAMFHKMTPEQWGEVINTNLTGLFNMTHPVWTGMRDRSFGRVINISSINGQKGQMGQANYSAAKAGDLGFTKALAQEGAAKGITVNAICPGYIGTEMVRAIPEKVLNERIIPQIPVGRLGEPEEIARCVVFLASDDAGFITGSTISANGGQFFV, encoded by the coding sequence ATGAGCAGAGTAGCTTTGGTGACTGGTGGCACACGCGGCATCGGTGCGGCGATTTCGGTCGCCTTGAAGAATGCAGGCTACAAGGTTGCGGCGAACTTCGCCGGCAATGAAGAAAAGGCCAGGGCCTTCGAAGCCGAGACCGGCATTCCGGTGTTCAAATGGGATGTCTCCAATTACCAGGCCTGCGTCGATGGCATCGCTGCCGTCGAGTCGGCACTCGGACCCGTGGAGGTGCTCGTCAACAATGCCGGCATCACCCGCGACGCGATGTTCCACAAGATGACGCCCGAGCAGTGGGGCGAGGTGATCAACACCAACCTCACCGGTCTCTTCAACATGACCCACCCGGTCTGGACAGGCATGCGTGACCGCAGCTTCGGTCGCGTCATCAACATCTCCTCGATCAACGGCCAGAAGGGCCAGATGGGGCAGGCCAACTATTCCGCGGCGAAGGCCGGCGATCTCGGTTTCACCAAGGCGCTCGCCCAGGAAGGTGCCGCCAAGGGCATCACGGTCAATGCCATCTGCCCGGGCTATATCGGGACCGAGATGGTTCGCGCCATCCCGGAAAAGGTGTTGAACGAGCGCATCATTCCACAGATCCCCGTCGGCCGTCTTGGCGAGCCCGAAGAAATCGCCCGTTGCGTCGTGTTCCTCGCCTCTGATGATGCAGGCTTCATCACGGGCTCGACCATCTCCGCCAATGGTGGTCAGTTTTTCGTGTAA
- a CDS encoding acetyl-CoA C-acetyltransferase: MSTPSIVIASAARTPVGSFNGALSSVAAHDLGAIAIKAVLERAGVEAGEVDEVILGQILTAGQGQNPARQAAMKAGIPQEATAWGLNQLCGSGLRAVAIGMQQIATGDAKIIIAGGQESMSMAPHCAHLRNGTKMGDLKMVDTMIKDGLTDAFYGYHMGTTAENVARQWQLTRDEQDAFAVASQNKAEAAQVAGRFKDEIVPVIVPGRKGDVTVDQDEYIRIGATLESMQKLKPAFDKEGTVTAGNASGINDGAAAALLMTEAEASRRGIAPLARVVSWATAGVDPKIMGTGPIPASRKALEKAGWKITDLDLVEANEAFAAQACAVNKDLGWDTSIVNVNGGAIAIGHPVGASGARILNTLLFEMKRRGAKKGLATLCIGGGMGVAMCLEAF; the protein is encoded by the coding sequence ATGAGCACCCCGTCCATCGTTATCGCGAGCGCTGCCAGAACCCCGGTCGGATCTTTCAACGGGGCGTTGTCATCCGTCGCAGCGCATGATCTCGGCGCCATCGCCATCAAGGCCGTGCTGGAGCGCGCCGGCGTCGAGGCTGGCGAAGTCGACGAAGTCATTCTCGGGCAGATCCTCACCGCAGGGCAGGGCCAGAACCCGGCTCGCCAGGCAGCAATGAAGGCCGGTATTCCGCAGGAGGCGACGGCCTGGGGGCTCAATCAGCTCTGCGGTTCCGGCCTGCGTGCCGTCGCCATCGGCATGCAGCAGATCGCGACGGGCGATGCGAAGATTATCATTGCGGGCGGGCAGGAATCGATGTCGATGGCGCCGCACTGCGCGCACCTGCGGAACGGCACCAAGATGGGCGACCTGAAGATGGTCGACACCATGATCAAGGATGGCCTCACCGATGCCTTCTACGGATATCACATGGGCACGACCGCCGAGAATGTCGCCCGCCAGTGGCAGTTGACCCGCGACGAACAGGACGCCTTTGCAGTCGCTTCGCAGAACAAGGCAGAGGCCGCCCAGGTGGCCGGCCGTTTCAAGGATGAGATCGTTCCAGTCATCGTGCCCGGCCGCAAGGGCGACGTCACTGTCGATCAGGATGAGTACATCCGCATCGGTGCGACGCTCGAAAGCATGCAGAAGCTGAAACCCGCCTTCGACAAGGAAGGCACGGTCACCGCCGGCAACGCCTCCGGCATCAATGATGGCGCGGCGGCCGCTCTGCTGATGACCGAGGCAGAGGCTTCGCGTCGTGGTATCGCGCCGCTCGCCCGTGTCGTCTCCTGGGCAACCGCAGGTGTTGATCCGAAGATCATGGGCACCGGCCCAATCCCGGCTTCGCGCAAGGCGCTCGAAAAGGCCGGCTGGAAGATCACGGATCTCGATCTCGTCGAAGCCAATGAAGCCTTTGCGGCACAGGCCTGCGCCGTCAACAAGGATCTCGGCTGGGATACTTCGATCGTCAACGTCAATGGCGGCGCAATCGCCATTGGTCATCCGGTCGGCGCGTCCGGTGCCCGCATTCTCAACACGCTGCTGTTCGAGATGAAGCGTCGCGGCGCCAAGAAGGGCCTTGCCACGCTGTGCATCGGCGGCGGCATGGGTGTCGCCATGTGCCTCGAGGCATTCTGA
- the phaR gene encoding polyhydroxyalkanoate synthesis repressor PhaR — translation MAKADGEIVIKKYANRRLYNTGTSTYVTLEDLAKMVKKGEDFVVQDAKSGDDITHSVLTQIIFEQESKTGNTLLPISFLRQLISYYGDQMQMVVPSFLEHSMKAFTEQQTQMREQMTKAFGDHPLSKNLQMPIQLMEEQVKRNTEMFQQAMQMFSPFLGGQQPAKETKKAEAKDIDELKEQLRSLQNKLDNL, via the coding sequence ATGGCCAAAGCCGATGGCGAAATCGTTATCAAGAAGTACGCCAATCGACGCCTCTACAACACCGGGACCAGCACCTACGTCACCCTTGAGGACCTTGCCAAGATGGTCAAGAAGGGCGAGGATTTCGTGGTGCAGGATGCCAAGTCCGGTGACGACATCACGCATTCCGTCCTGACCCAGATCATCTTCGAGCAGGAATCCAAGACCGGCAACACCCTGCTGCCGATCTCCTTCCTGCGCCAGCTCATCAGCTACTATGGCGACCAGATGCAAATGGTCGTCCCGAGCTTCCTGGAACATTCGATGAAGGCCTTCACCGAACAGCAGACCCAGATGCGCGAGCAGATGACCAAGGCCTTCGGCGACCATCCGCTGTCGAAGAACCTGCAGATGCCGATCCAGCTGATGGAAGAGCAGGTCAAGCGCAATACCGAGATGTTCCAGCAGGCCATGCAGATGTTCTCGCCCTTCCTCGGCGGCCAGCAGCCGGCCAAGGAAACCAAGAAGGCGGAAGCCAAGGATATCGACGAATTGAAGGAGCAGTTGCGCTCCCTGCAGAACAAGCTCGACAACCTCTGA
- the rpmF gene encoding 50S ribosomal protein L32, with amino-acid sequence MAVPKRKTSPSKRGMRRSADALKASTYVEDKNSGELRRPHHIDLKTGMYRGRQVLTPKESA; translated from the coding sequence ATGGCTGTACCGAAAAGAAAAACAAGCCCGTCCAAGCGCGGTATGCGCCGCTCTGCTGACGCGCTGAAGGCATCGACCTATGTCGAAGACAAGAACTCTGGCGAACTGCGCCGCCCGCACCATATCGATCTGAAGACCGGTATGTATCGCGGCCGTCAGGTTCTGACGCCGAAGGAAAGCGCATAA
- a CDS encoding glutathione S-transferase family protein codes for MDDLILYIANKNYSSWSFRPWIAMTAAGIPFREELIPFGPGATHPQFRALSPTGKVPVLHHGSVRVWESLAIIEYVAELYPDAGLWPADRESRSLARSISMEMLSGFRALRGACPMNLRRPVKAIPLPAGVTADVARIEAIWREMRTRSGGPFLFGAFSSADAMFAPVVNRFAAYDLVSDAETIAYMDAMRAHPAWRSWETAALAEPWIVAEDEA; via the coding sequence ATGGACGACTTGATCCTCTACATCGCCAACAAGAACTACTCTTCCTGGTCGTTTCGACCTTGGATCGCGATGACCGCCGCCGGCATCCCGTTTCGCGAAGAACTGATCCCGTTCGGCCCGGGTGCGACGCATCCTCAATTCCGCGCGCTATCGCCGACCGGCAAGGTCCCGGTGCTGCATCACGGCTCTGTCCGTGTCTGGGAATCGCTCGCGATCATCGAATATGTCGCCGAGCTCTATCCCGATGCCGGGCTCTGGCCTGCTGATCGCGAGAGCCGGTCGCTTGCGCGTTCCATTTCGATGGAAATGCTGTCCGGGTTTCGGGCCTTGCGTGGCGCCTGCCCGATGAACCTGCGGCGGCCCGTGAAGGCGATCCCGCTGCCCGCGGGCGTGACGGCCGATGTTGCGCGCATCGAGGCGATCTGGCGCGAGATGCGGACACGTTCGGGCGGACCCTTCCTGTTTGGCGCATTCTCCTCAGCCGACGCCATGTTCGCACCGGTCGTGAATCGCTTTGCAGCCTATGATCTGGTAAGTGATGCGGAGACGATCGCCTATATGGATGCCATGCGAGCGCATCCGGCCTGGCGTAGCTGGGAGACGGCAGCACTTGCTGAACCCTGGATCGTGGCCGAAGACGAGGCCTGA
- the mtgA gene encoding monofunctional biosynthetic peptidoglycan transglycosylase: MRAARLVICQEGGYEGPSSITDPTSLTLEVEALEQDEKFAPEPKRRRRPRILRAVFIALFLFLAAPYLLILLYRLDFVRPVSTLMLADLVTLQGYDRRWVDFEDISPNLVRAVMMSEDGQYCNHGGVDWAQLQSVIDDAMAGEATRGASTIPMQTAKNLFLWNGRSFIRKGLELPLALVLDAAWPKQRTMEIYLNIAEWGPGIYGIEAAAQHHFKTSAAKLSRQQAALLAVSLPNPIDRVASKPGPGLKRLAGVVERRARASGDYITCLYG; this comes from the coding sequence ATGCGCGCAGCCAGACTGGTCATTTGCCAAGAGGGCGGCTATGAGGGTCCATCATCGATCACGGACCCCACTTCATTGACACTGGAAGTCGAGGCATTGGAGCAAGACGAGAAGTTTGCGCCGGAACCGAAGCGGCGGCGTCGGCCCCGTATCCTCCGGGCCGTGTTTATCGCGCTCTTCCTCTTCCTCGCCGCGCCTTACCTCCTGATTTTGCTCTACCGGCTGGATTTCGTCCGGCCTGTCTCGACGCTGATGCTTGCGGATCTCGTCACCTTGCAGGGCTATGACCGCCGCTGGGTGGACTTCGAGGATATCTCGCCGAATCTCGTTCGGGCGGTGATGATGTCGGAGGACGGCCAGTACTGTAATCACGGCGGCGTGGACTGGGCCCAGCTGCAGTCCGTGATCGACGACGCAATGGCGGGCGAGGCGACGCGCGGTGCCAGCACGATCCCCATGCAGACCGCCAAGAACCTTTTCCTCTGGAACGGGCGCTCTTTCATTCGCAAGGGCCTCGAACTGCCGCTGGCGCTGGTGCTGGATGCCGCCTGGCCCAAGCAGCGGACGATGGAGATCTACCTCAACATTGCCGAATGGGGGCCTGGCATCTACGGCATCGAAGCGGCCGCGCAGCACCACTTCAAGACGTCGGCCGCGAAGCTCAGCCGCCAGCAGGCAGCCCTTCTCGCCGTGTCGCTGCCAAACCCGATCGATCGAGTCGCGAGCAAGCCGGGGCCGGGTCTGAAGCGTCTGGCCGGGGTCGTCGAACGTCGTGCGCGCGCCTCCGGTGATTACATCACTTGTCTTTATGGCTGA
- a CDS encoding polyprenyl synthetase family protein, producing the protein MTKSADAFEKSLNTHATLVEARLDILLDATPRPAEVVRPKRLIEAMHYGALNGGKRLRPYLVMQATRLFGGSEEASLQVGCALECLHSYSLVHDDLPAMDDDDLRRGKPTVHKQYDEATAILAGDGLLTYAFDIIASPQTPLPDTAKVALVLELSRAAGIGGMAGGQMLDLAAETDQPDEAGIVMLQAMKTGALLRFACEAGAIIAGRPAEDRDRLRRFGEIIGRAFQLADDLLDITSDAATLGKATGKDAAKGKATLVGLKGTDWARAELDRLVTEANALLEPYGEQAEPLKEAAHFIAYRKK; encoded by the coding sequence ATGACCAAGAGCGCCGATGCCTTTGAAAAAAGCCTGAATACCCACGCCACGCTCGTCGAGGCGAGGCTCGACATCCTGCTGGACGCAACGCCGCGTCCGGCGGAAGTCGTCCGCCCCAAGCGGCTGATCGAGGCCATGCATTACGGCGCCCTGAACGGCGGCAAACGCCTTCGGCCCTATCTGGTGATGCAGGCGACCCGCCTCTTCGGCGGAAGCGAAGAGGCTTCCCTGCAGGTCGGCTGCGCGCTCGAATGCCTGCACAGCTATTCGCTCGTCCATGACGACCTACCCGCCATGGACGACGACGATCTGCGCCGCGGCAAGCCGACCGTGCACAAGCAGTATGACGAAGCAACCGCGATCCTCGCCGGTGACGGACTCTTGACATACGCCTTCGACATCATCGCTTCACCGCAAACACCCCTGCCCGACACAGCCAAGGTGGCCCTCGTGCTCGAACTGTCCCGCGCAGCCGGGATTGGCGGTATGGCCGGCGGCCAGATGCTCGATCTCGCTGCCGAAACCGATCAGCCCGACGAAGCAGGCATCGTGATGCTGCAGGCCATGAAGACGGGCGCACTTCTGCGCTTTGCCTGTGAGGCAGGCGCCATCATTGCCGGTCGCCCGGCGGAAGACCGCGATCGCCTGCGCCGCTTTGGCGAAATCATTGGCCGCGCCTTTCAGCTGGCCGACGATCTGCTCGACATCACCTCGGATGCAGCAACCCTCGGCAAGGCGACCGGCAAGGACGCGGCCAAGGGCAAGGCGACGCTGGTTGGCCTCAAAGGCACCGACTGGGCCCGCGCCGAGCTCGACCGGCTGGTCACCGAAGCAAACGCCCTTCTTGAGCCCTACGGCGAACAGGCCGAACCGCTCAAGGAAGCCGCCCATTTCATCGCCTACAGGAAGAAATAG